One genomic region from Fusobacterium sp. DD2 encodes:
- a CDS encoding DUF6148 family protein yields the protein MIFSKEQCEKHLNMWLAAEEKVAQGQSYTIGNRSLTRVNANEIARNIELWADRLERARGSTSPRIVRFVPRG from the coding sequence ATGATATTTAGCAAAGAACAATGCGAAAAACATTTGAACATGTGGCTTGCAGCAGAAGAAAAAGTAGCCCAAGGACAAAGCTATACAATAGGAAATAGAAGCCTAACTAGAGTAAACGCCAATGAAATTGCTAGAAATATTGAGCTATGGGCAGATAGATTAGAAAGAGCTAGAGGGAGTACATCACCACGGATAGTAAGATTTGTTCCAAGGGGGTAG